From a single Rosa rugosa chromosome 7, drRosRugo1.1, whole genome shotgun sequence genomic region:
- the LOC133721993 gene encoding ethylene-responsive transcription factor ERN1-like — translation MEFQFQLQKQISFPAAAQSHRASGIPISSKGNKLKGGRNRSNNTNKFVGVRQRPSGRWVAEIKDTTQKIRMWLGTFETAEEAARAYDEAACLLRGNNTRTNFITHVSLDSPLASRIQNLLNTKKPGPNCKQQIQMTSSTSSSTASQSPTAKNTSSTSTSASSSSKSCLSSEVSNQESSHHQFSDDVYKPDLSNCNQLPFDQLSTSTTSSSNSYQSNISWVDGFSFAQQMFATPKDEAALSSELISADERGDSDELLEFERMKVERQISASLYAMNGVQEYMDTVHDANEALWDLQPFCAL, via the coding sequence ATGGAGTTTCAGTTCCAGCTGCAGAAACAGATTTCATTTCCGGCGGCGGCTCAATCACATAGAGCTTCAGGCATTCCAATAAGCAGTAAAGGCAATAAGTTGAAGGGAGGTAGAAATAGAAGCAACAACACCAACAAGTTTGTTGGGGTGAGACAGAGACCTTCAGGGAGATGGGTAGCTGAGATCAAAGACACAACGCAAAAGATAAGGATGTGGCTTGGAACCTTTGAAACTGCTGAAGAGGCTGCTCGAGCTTACGACGAAGCTGCTTGCCTTCTTCGTGGCAACAATACTCGAACCAACTTCATCACACATGTCTCTTTGGATTCCCCTCTTGCTTCTCGAATCCAAAATCTCCTCAACACCAAAAAGCCAGGACCCAACTGTAAACAACaaatccaaatgactagtagtACTTCTTCTAGTACTGCCTCTCAATCCCCCACAGCTAAAAATACTAGTAGCACAAGTACTAGCGCTAGTTCCAGTAGCAAGAGTTGTCTTTCGAGTGAGGTATCGAATCAAGAGTCGTCTCATCATCAATTTTCTGATGATGTATACAAGCCAGACTTGAGTAACTGCAATCAGCTCCCTTTTGATCAGTTGAGTACTAGCACTActtcttcttcaaattcttATCAATCCAATATTTCTTGGGTTGATGGATTCTCATTTGCTCAGCAAATGTTTGCGACACCAAAAGATGAAGCTGCTCTGTCGAGCGAATTAATTTCCGCTGATGAACGTGGTGATTCGGATGAGTTGTTGGAATTTGAAAGGATGAAAGTCGAAAGACAGATATCAGCTTCATTGTATGCTATGAATGGTGTGCAAGAGTATATGGACACAGTTCATGATGCGAATGAAGCTCTTTGGGATCTTCAACCATTCTGTGCTTTGTGA
- the LOC133721992 gene encoding phosphoribosylaminoimidazole carboxylase, chloroplastic yields MLQQSSLFATADFGFRPCLVLPNNTKNPFFSSSMDLKPTHTKLPTFTPASSSSRSLNQALACRASRDSHVTPPPSGDGLAAVVHGLSETIVGVLGGGQLGRMLCQAASQMAIKVMVLDPQENCPASRLAYHHMVGSFDDSATVQEFAKRCGVLTVEIEHVDVETLEKLEQQGVDCQPKASTIRIIQDKYLQKIHFSRHDIPLPEFMQIDDLEGAKRAGNLFDYPLMIKSKRLAYDGRGNAVAKSEHDLSSAVTALGGFDRGLYVEKWAPFVKELAVIVARGRDNSIVCYPVVETIHKENICHIVKAPANVPWKIRKLATDIASRAVSSLEGAGVFAVELFLTEDDQILLNEVAPRPHNSGHHTIESCYTSQYEQHLRAVVGLPLGDPSMKTPAAIMYNLLGEDEGEAGFHLAHQVIGRALSIPGATVHWYDKPDMRKQRKMGHITIVGPSMGNVEKALDSMLNDKISDSQSAATPRVGIIMGSDSDLPVMKDAAKVLIMFEVPHEVRIVSAHRTPDWMHSYALSAQERGIQVIIAGAGGAAHLPGMVAASTPLPVIGVPVRASTLDGVDSVLSILQMPRGVPVATVAINNATNAGLLAARMLAVCDADLLARISQYQEDTKSEVLAKDEKLQKVGWESYLNP; encoded by the exons ATGCTTCAGCAGAGCTCCCTCTTCGCCACCGCCGATTTCGGGTTCAGGCCGTGTTTGGTTCTCCCCAATAATACCAAAAACCcattcttctcttcctccatggACCTCAAACCAACCCACACCAAGCTCCCAACTTTTActcctgcttcttcttcttctcgctCGCTAAACCAGGCCTTGGCTTGCCGGGCGTCACGTGACTCTCACGTGACCCCTCCTCCCAG tggaGATGGTTTAGCTGCTGTTGTTCATGGATTGTCTGAGACCATTGTGGGTGTTCTTGGAGGAGGCCAGCTGGGTCGGATGCTGTGCCAAGCAGCTTCACAAATGGCTATTAAGGTGATGGTATTGGACCCACAGGAGAATTGTCCGGCGAGTAGACTTGCCTATCACCATATGGTTGGGAGCTTTGATGACAGTGCCACTGTCCAAGAATTCGCGAAAAG GTGTGGAGTGTTGACGGTGGAAATCGAACATGTGGATGTGGAGACATTGGAGAAGCTTGAGCAGCAAGGAGTAGACTGCCAGCCGAAAGCCTCTACAATCAGAATAATACAG GATAAATATCTTCAAAAGATTCACTTTTCGCGGCATGATATTCCACTTCCTGAATTTATGCAG ATAGATGATCTGGAAGGTGCCAAGAGGGCAGGCAACCTCTTTGACTATCCTCTAATGATAAAGAGTAAAAGATTAGCTTATGATGGGCGTGGAAATGCTGTTGCTAAGAGTGAGCATGATCTTTCTTCTGCTGTAACAG CTCTTGGAGGGTTTGATCGCGGTTTGTATGTTGAGAAATGGGCCCCTTTTGTAAAG GAGCTGGCCGTCATTGTTGCTAGAGGAAGAGACAATTCTATCGTGTGCTATCCTGTTGTTGAAACTATACACAA GGAAAACATTTGTCACATTGTCAAAGCACCTGCTAACGTGCCATGGAAGATCCGAAAGTTGGCCACTGACATTGCATCTAGAGCTGTCAGTTCATTAGAAGGCGCTGGTGTGTTTGCGGTTGAGTTGTTCTTGACAGAGGATGATCAG ATTTTGCTAAATGAAGTAGCTCCCAGACCTCACAATAGCGGTCATCACACAATAGAGTCTTGCTACACCTCACAGTATGAACAGCATTTGCGGGCTGTTGTTGGTCTTCCACTTGGTGATCCATCAATGAAAACTCCTGCTGCAATTATGTACAATTTACTTGGTGAAGATGAG GGGGAAGCTGGTTTCCACCTAGCTCATCAAGTGATTGGAAGAGCCTTGAGTATTCCAGGGGCTACTGTTCATTGGTATGATAAGCCAG ATATGCGGAAGCAACGGAAAATGGGTCATATTACCATTGTTGGACCTTCCATGGGCAATGTGGAAAAAGCTCTGGATTCAATGCTAAATGACAAAATATCTGATAGTCAGTCCGCTG CCACACCGCGTGTTGGGATCATAATGGGTTCTGATTCAGATCTTCCTGTTATGAAGGATGCTGCAAAAGTTTTGATTATGTTTGAAGTGCCTCACGAG GTTAGGATAGTTTCTGCGCATCGAACTCCCGATTGGATGCATTCTTATGCCTTGTCTGCCCAGGAAAGGGGAATTCAGGTCATCATTGCTGGTGCTGGTGGCGCAGCTCACTTGCCAG GAATGGTAGCTGCATCCACTCCATTACCCGTTATTGGTGTCCCTGTGCGTGCCTCTACATTGGATGGAGTTGATTCGGTTCTATCTATATTGCAG ATGCCAAGAGGGGTCCCGGTTGCAACAGTTGCTATAAACAATGCCACCAATGCTGGTTTGCTAGCAGCAAGGATGTTAGCTGTTTGTGATGCTGATCTACTTGCAAG AATCAGCCAGTATCAAGAAGACACAAAGAGCGAAGTCTTGGCAAAAGATGAGAAGCTACAGAAAGTTGGTTGGGAATCTTATTTGAATCCTTGA
- the LOC133721991 gene encoding myosin-binding protein 1-like isoform X2 translates to MAAPGTMSTNHHKVPWGPALVSASLEWLLIFMLVVDAIFSYVITKFAHYWGLQTPCLLCSRLDHVLGNEKPGYYWDLICGSHKSEISSLVLCRAHNKLVDVNGMCESCLFSFATINRSNAETYRLLVGRLGEAPNSKADHEIEDPVLGGQYVCFSGRAHCSCCNEPQISEGYSHKLIHSKLFGSEAELEPLSGAIRQNLEELRKAQDKSSRSLRASHLRDTGLPLSHVGYTELKGSDTESEVHFSDGEDASASIHEKGKGVEPRTITPVLIDPPSVSKTLVSASEMTLDNMESHGSLTHEMDGPKEDSSAQAVEPHVIPQVLTDPPSVSKPSLLVSQAQIDRIESLGSTSVASAVTNGHGLEELNLKEARRTPDYHALSEPLLENASPSSKAMEAPVEVSKRSLDVTETREIDQAYVAESGEFHKRAVRPLKTSEVRLETNPVSSNTDQQVVNVLDLGDAYKIVVGSQGRQLPGVLAEQWIGKDSSRVTEDLKILLSQLSANRGIEQSTNEIISPTNSGDLKTMGMQIRQQRISLERNESGLSIDGSTVSEIEGESMLDRLKRQVEHDKKLLSSLYKELEEERNASAISSDQAMAMITRLQEEKAALHMEALQSLRMMEEQAEYDNEALHKIDDLLAEKEKEVQDLEAELEFYRIKYPNESMLECLGETTSDMQARDIVVDHSVPSSLAESHKNTDAGKPCTDSKDGGAGMLLSDEKTGSLKNSLKDFEVEKKQILQCLEKLEKTLSLFSSNGVKTDPSKGNCSENGGDGAGKSNLQNSEQHSEENIKKEENDLSKQHEVPALSGHSSPHEIPQPCQANDLTSLSVLASNLNKRLKALEAVLEFLEQAITSLKYGEEALKFIQEIASHLAELRKIGIRKDQTSA, encoded by the exons ATGGCTGCCCCGGGGACTATGTCTACTAATCATCACAAAGTTCCTTGGGGTCCGGCATTGGTGTCAGCTAGTCTCGAGTGGTTACTGATTTTTATGCTCGTTGTGGATGCCATATTCTCATATGTAATTACAAAGTTTGCTCATTACTGGGGATTGCAAACACCATGCCTCCTGTGCTCCAGACTTGATCATGTCTTGGGCAATGAAAAACCAGGTTATTATTGGGACTTGATCTGCGGCAGTCATAAGTCAGAGATTTCTTCCTTAGTTCTTTGTCGTGCACACAACAAGCTTGTAGATGTTAATGGAATGTGTGAAAGTTGCCTATTCTCTTTTGCAACCATTAATAGATCCAATGCTGAGACATACAGGTTATTGGTGGGCAGGTTGGGGGAAGCTCCTAATTCTAAGGCTGACCATGAGATTGAGGACCCAGTACTCGGGGGCCAATATGTTTGCTTTTCCGGCAGAGCACATTGTTCTTGTTGCAATGAGCCGCAAATTTCTGAGGGGTATTCTCATAAGTTGATTCACTCTAAATTGTTTGGGTCTGAGGCTGAACTTGAGCCCCTATCTGGTGCTATTAGACAAAACCTTGAAGAACTGAGGAAGGCACAAGATAAATCATCTAGGTCATTGAGAGCTTCTCATTTGAGAGATACTGGGCTCCCTTTATCTCATGTTGGATACACAGAGCTCAAAGGTTCTGACACTGAATCAGAAGTTCATTTTTCTGACGGGGAGGATGCAAGTGCTTCAATTCATGAAAAGGGAAAAGGTGTTGAACCTCGTACTATTACTCCGGTTCTGATAGATCCACCTTCAGTGTCCAAGACCTTAGTTTCAGCATCAGAGATGACATTAGATAATATGGAGTCCCATG GTTCTCTGACTCATGAAATGGATGGTCCCAAGGAAGATTCCTCTGCTCAAGCTGTTGAGCCTCATGTTATTCCTCAAGTACTGACAGATCCACCATCTGTGTCCAAGCCCTCACTTTTGGTATCACAGGCACAAATAGATCGTATAGAGTCCCTAGGTAGTACATCTGTAGCATCTGCAGTTACTAATGGTCATGGATTGGAGGAACTTAACTTGAAAGAAGCTAGAAGAACACCTGATTATCATGCCTTATCTGAACCACTACTTGAGAATGCCTCTCCATCATCAAAGGCAATGGAAGCCCCAGTTGAAGTATCAAAGAGAAGCT TAGATGTTACAGAAACTCGTGAAATTGATCAAGCATATGTAGCAGAATCTGGGGAATTTCACAAGAGAGCTGTCAGGCCACTTAAAACATCTGAAGTACGTTTAGAAACAAACCCAGTTTCAAGCAACACTGATCAGCAAGTGGTTAATGTTTTAGATCTCGGTGATGCTTATAAGATCGTTGTTGGTAGTCAAGGAAGACAATTGCCAGGTGTACTTGCGGAACAATGGATTGGAAAGGACTCTTCAAGAGTTACTGAAGATTTGAAGATCCTGTTGTCACAATTGTCTGCCAATCGAGGGATTGAGCAATCAACAAATGAAATTATCAGTCCAACAAATAGTGGTGATCTGAAAACTATGGGGATGCAGATACGTCAACAGAGGATCTCACTAGAAAGAAATGAGTCTGGGTTGTCTATTGATGGGAGCACTGTCAGTGAAATTGAGGGTGAGAGTATGCTTGATCGATTAAAACGACAGGTTGAGCATGACAAGAAACTTTTGAGTTCTTTGTACAAGGAGTTGGAGGAGGAAAGAAATGCTTCTGCGATTTCTTCAGATCAAGCAATGGCCATGATTACAAGGCTGCAAGAGGAGAAGGCGGCACTTCATAtggaagcacttcagtccctaAGAATGATGGAAGAGCAAGCTGAGTATGATAATGAAGCACTGCATAAGATAGATGACCTTCTTGCTGAAAAGGAGAAGGAAGTACAAGATCTAGAAGCGGAGCTAGAATTTTACAGGATTAAGTACCCAAATGAATCAATGCTAGAGTGTCTGGGAGAGACAACTTCTGATATGCAGGCAAGGGATATTGTGGTTGATCATTCAGTACCTAGCAGCCTTGCAGAGAGTCATAAAAATACGGATGCTGGAAAGCCTTGTACAGACAGTAAAGATGGAGGAGCGGGGATGCTTCTCAGTGATGAGAAAACTGGTAGTTTAAAGAACTCACTGAAGGATTTTGAGGTAGAGAAGAAACAGATCTTGCAATGCTTGGAGAAGTTGGAGAAGACACTTTCTTTGTTCTCTAGTAATGGGGTAAAGACGGATCCATCTAAAGGAAATTGTTCTGAAAACGGAGGAGATGGGGCTGGCAAGTCAAATCTGCAGAATTCCGAACAGCACTCTGAAGAAAATattaagaaagaagaaaatgattTGTCCAAGCAACATGAAGTGCCTGCATTGTCGGGACATAGTTCACCACACGAGATCCCCCAGCCCTGTCAAGCGAATGATTTAACATCTCTATCGGTCCTGGCTTCCAATCTGAATAAGAGATTGAAGGCACTTGAGGCAGTCCTAGAATTTCTTGAACAAGCAATCACTTCTCTCAAATATGGTGAGGAGGCACTGAAGTTCATTCAGGAGATCGCTTCTCACCTAGCGGAACTACGGAAGATTGGGATTAGAAAGGATCAGACTTCAGCTTGA
- the LOC133721991 gene encoding myosin-binding protein 1-like isoform X1, whose protein sequence is MAAPGTMSTNHHKVPWGPALVSASLEWLLIFMLVVDAIFSYVITKFAHYWGLQTPCLLCSRLDHVLGNEKPGYYWDLICGSHKSEISSLVLCRAHNKLVDVNGMCESCLFSFATINRSNAETYRLLVGRLGEAPNSKADHEIEDPVLGGQYVCFSGRAHCSCCNEPQISEGYSHKLIHSKLFGSEAELEPLSGAIRQNLEELRKAQDKSSRSLRASHLRDTGLPLSHVGYTELKGSDTESEVHFSDGEDASASIHEKGKGVEPRTITPVLIDPPSVSKTLVSASEMTLDNMESHGNTSARVRDIRLHALSHVGYTELKVTSDTESEVHFSDDDYAGSLTHEMDGPKEDSSAQAVEPHVIPQVLTDPPSVSKPSLLVSQAQIDRIESLGSTSVASAVTNGHGLEELNLKEARRTPDYHALSEPLLENASPSSKAMEAPVEVSKRSLDVTETREIDQAYVAESGEFHKRAVRPLKTSEVRLETNPVSSNTDQQVVNVLDLGDAYKIVVGSQGRQLPGVLAEQWIGKDSSRVTEDLKILLSQLSANRGIEQSTNEIISPTNSGDLKTMGMQIRQQRISLERNESGLSIDGSTVSEIEGESMLDRLKRQVEHDKKLLSSLYKELEEERNASAISSDQAMAMITRLQEEKAALHMEALQSLRMMEEQAEYDNEALHKIDDLLAEKEKEVQDLEAELEFYRIKYPNESMLECLGETTSDMQARDIVVDHSVPSSLAESHKNTDAGKPCTDSKDGGAGMLLSDEKTGSLKNSLKDFEVEKKQILQCLEKLEKTLSLFSSNGVKTDPSKGNCSENGGDGAGKSNLQNSEQHSEENIKKEENDLSKQHEVPALSGHSSPHEIPQPCQANDLTSLSVLASNLNKRLKALEAVLEFLEQAITSLKYGEEALKFIQEIASHLAELRKIGIRKDQTSA, encoded by the exons ATGGCTGCCCCGGGGACTATGTCTACTAATCATCACAAAGTTCCTTGGGGTCCGGCATTGGTGTCAGCTAGTCTCGAGTGGTTACTGATTTTTATGCTCGTTGTGGATGCCATATTCTCATATGTAATTACAAAGTTTGCTCATTACTGGGGATTGCAAACACCATGCCTCCTGTGCTCCAGACTTGATCATGTCTTGGGCAATGAAAAACCAGGTTATTATTGGGACTTGATCTGCGGCAGTCATAAGTCAGAGATTTCTTCCTTAGTTCTTTGTCGTGCACACAACAAGCTTGTAGATGTTAATGGAATGTGTGAAAGTTGCCTATTCTCTTTTGCAACCATTAATAGATCCAATGCTGAGACATACAGGTTATTGGTGGGCAGGTTGGGGGAAGCTCCTAATTCTAAGGCTGACCATGAGATTGAGGACCCAGTACTCGGGGGCCAATATGTTTGCTTTTCCGGCAGAGCACATTGTTCTTGTTGCAATGAGCCGCAAATTTCTGAGGGGTATTCTCATAAGTTGATTCACTCTAAATTGTTTGGGTCTGAGGCTGAACTTGAGCCCCTATCTGGTGCTATTAGACAAAACCTTGAAGAACTGAGGAAGGCACAAGATAAATCATCTAGGTCATTGAGAGCTTCTCATTTGAGAGATACTGGGCTCCCTTTATCTCATGTTGGATACACAGAGCTCAAAGGTTCTGACACTGAATCAGAAGTTCATTTTTCTGACGGGGAGGATGCAAGTGCTTCAATTCATGAAAAGGGAAAAGGTGTTGAACCTCGTACTATTACTCCGGTTCTGATAGATCCACCTTCAGTGTCCAAGACCTTAGTTTCAGCATCAGAGATGACATTAGATAATATGGAGTCCCATGGTAATACATCTGCTCGTGTGAGAGATATTAGGCTTCATGCTTTATCTCATGTTGGATACACAGAGCTTAAGGTCACTTCAGATACTGAATCGGAAGTTCATTTCTCTGATGATGATTATGCAGGTTCTCTGACTCATGAAATGGATGGTCCCAAGGAAGATTCCTCTGCTCAAGCTGTTGAGCCTCATGTTATTCCTCAAGTACTGACAGATCCACCATCTGTGTCCAAGCCCTCACTTTTGGTATCACAGGCACAAATAGATCGTATAGAGTCCCTAGGTAGTACATCTGTAGCATCTGCAGTTACTAATGGTCATGGATTGGAGGAACTTAACTTGAAAGAAGCTAGAAGAACACCTGATTATCATGCCTTATCTGAACCACTACTTGAGAATGCCTCTCCATCATCAAAGGCAATGGAAGCCCCAGTTGAAGTATCAAAGAGAAGCT TAGATGTTACAGAAACTCGTGAAATTGATCAAGCATATGTAGCAGAATCTGGGGAATTTCACAAGAGAGCTGTCAGGCCACTTAAAACATCTGAAGTACGTTTAGAAACAAACCCAGTTTCAAGCAACACTGATCAGCAAGTGGTTAATGTTTTAGATCTCGGTGATGCTTATAAGATCGTTGTTGGTAGTCAAGGAAGACAATTGCCAGGTGTACTTGCGGAACAATGGATTGGAAAGGACTCTTCAAGAGTTACTGAAGATTTGAAGATCCTGTTGTCACAATTGTCTGCCAATCGAGGGATTGAGCAATCAACAAATGAAATTATCAGTCCAACAAATAGTGGTGATCTGAAAACTATGGGGATGCAGATACGTCAACAGAGGATCTCACTAGAAAGAAATGAGTCTGGGTTGTCTATTGATGGGAGCACTGTCAGTGAAATTGAGGGTGAGAGTATGCTTGATCGATTAAAACGACAGGTTGAGCATGACAAGAAACTTTTGAGTTCTTTGTACAAGGAGTTGGAGGAGGAAAGAAATGCTTCTGCGATTTCTTCAGATCAAGCAATGGCCATGATTACAAGGCTGCAAGAGGAGAAGGCGGCACTTCATAtggaagcacttcagtccctaAGAATGATGGAAGAGCAAGCTGAGTATGATAATGAAGCACTGCATAAGATAGATGACCTTCTTGCTGAAAAGGAGAAGGAAGTACAAGATCTAGAAGCGGAGCTAGAATTTTACAGGATTAAGTACCCAAATGAATCAATGCTAGAGTGTCTGGGAGAGACAACTTCTGATATGCAGGCAAGGGATATTGTGGTTGATCATTCAGTACCTAGCAGCCTTGCAGAGAGTCATAAAAATACGGATGCTGGAAAGCCTTGTACAGACAGTAAAGATGGAGGAGCGGGGATGCTTCTCAGTGATGAGAAAACTGGTAGTTTAAAGAACTCACTGAAGGATTTTGAGGTAGAGAAGAAACAGATCTTGCAATGCTTGGAGAAGTTGGAGAAGACACTTTCTTTGTTCTCTAGTAATGGGGTAAAGACGGATCCATCTAAAGGAAATTGTTCTGAAAACGGAGGAGATGGGGCTGGCAAGTCAAATCTGCAGAATTCCGAACAGCACTCTGAAGAAAATattaagaaagaagaaaatgattTGTCCAAGCAACATGAAGTGCCTGCATTGTCGGGACATAGTTCACCACACGAGATCCCCCAGCCCTGTCAAGCGAATGATTTAACATCTCTATCGGTCCTGGCTTCCAATCTGAATAAGAGATTGAAGGCACTTGAGGCAGTCCTAGAATTTCTTGAACAAGCAATCACTTCTCTCAAATATGGTGAGGAGGCACTGAAGTTCATTCAGGAGATCGCTTCTCACCTAGCGGAACTACGGAAGATTGGGATTAGAAAGGATCAGACTTCAGCTTGA